A single uncultured Acetobacterium sp. DNA region contains:
- the rpmE gene encoding 50S ribosomal protein L31 has translation MQEGIHPNYGKSIVKCACGNTFETGSIKPELKVEICSVCHPFFTGKQKLIDAGGRVDRFNKKYGIKNESAE, from the coding sequence GAAGGCATTCATCCAAATTACGGCAAATCAATAGTAAAATGCGCATGCGGAAATACATTTGAAACTGGTTCTATTAAACCAGAATTAAAAGTGGAAATCTGTTCTGTATGTCACCCATTTTTCACAGGGAAACAAAAACTTATTGATGCTGGTGGACGTGTTGATCGATTTAATAAAAAATACGGCATTAAAAACGAGTCAGCAGAATAA
- the prmC gene encoding peptide chain release factor N(5)-glutamine methyltransferase has translation MTIKEILDFGRQSLTRAGIEYPGLEAEILLSAILDQDRVYFYTHSQEPVDLKRAETYRSAIERRCQLEPVAYILGKKEFMGMDFFVNHHVLIPRPDTEPMVEYLLDYLQVNYPKGAKILDLCTGSGAIGIAIKNYFKQGKVSLSDFSAEALAVAKINASQLVNGDLSLYEGDLFAALPQGETFDVIVSNPPYISQADMKQLAKDIIEYEPRMALDGGESGLDFYRRIIDEAHLFLKKNGLLALEIGDDQTDSVNDLLKNNGYEEIKTIRDLGGHIRCLTGKLSVSKPGDINKLG, from the coding sequence ATGACCATCAAAGAGATTTTGGATTTTGGCCGCCAGTCGCTAACCCGGGCAGGAATCGAATATCCGGGGTTAGAGGCGGAGATTCTTCTAAGTGCAATATTGGATCAGGATCGGGTCTATTTTTATACCCATTCACAGGAACCGGTGGACTTAAAACGAGCAGAAACCTATCGCAGTGCCATAGAAAGACGCTGCCAATTAGAACCAGTAGCCTATATTCTGGGAAAAAAAGAATTTATGGGGATGGACTTTTTTGTTAATCACCATGTTTTGATTCCCCGACCAGATACCGAGCCAATGGTTGAGTATCTGCTTGATTATTTACAGGTGAACTACCCGAAAGGTGCAAAAATTCTGGATTTATGCACCGGCAGTGGTGCCATTGGCATTGCCATTAAGAACTACTTTAAGCAGGGAAAAGTCAGTCTCAGCGATTTTTCAGCAGAGGCATTGGCGGTGGCTAAGATCAATGCCAGCCAGTTGGTAAATGGAGACTTATCTTTATACGAAGGTGATCTGTTTGCGGCCCTTCCCCAGGGTGAAACCTTCGACGTGATTGTTTCCAATCCGCCCTATATCAGTCAGGCAGATATGAAACAACTGGCCAAAGACATTATTGAATATGAACCGCGGATGGCTCTGGATGGCGGCGAATCCGGACTGGATTTTTACCGGCGAATCATTGATGAGGCGCATTTGTTTTTGAAAAAAAACGGTCTTCTGGCGCTGGAAATTGGGGATGATCAGACCGATTCTGTCAATGACTTACTAAAAAATAACGGATATGAAGAGATAAAAACCATTCGGGATCTGGGCGGACACATACGGTGTCTGACCGGCAAATTATCCGTAAGTAAACCCGGTGATATTAATAAATTGGGATGA
- the efp gene encoding elongation factor P, with the protein MVSAGDFKKGVTFEMDGHTFTIIEFQHVKPGKGAAFVRTKIRNVITGAVVEKSFNPTERYPKAQVETREMEYLYEDGGLYYFMDLESYEQIPLNLSQVEEALKYLKENDIATVKSLKGVAFSVAAPNFVELEVVKTDPGFKGDTATGANKPATVETGAIITVPLFVEQGDKIRIDTRTGDYMERV; encoded by the coding sequence ATGGTATCAGCAGGAGATTTTAAAAAAGGTGTAACGTTTGAAATGGATGGTCATACATTTACCATCATCGAATTTCAACACGTAAAACCAGGAAAAGGCGCAGCCTTTGTTCGAACAAAGATTCGAAATGTTATAACAGGCGCAGTGGTAGAAAAATCATTCAACCCAACGGAACGTTATCCTAAAGCACAGGTTGAAACCCGAGAAATGGAGTACTTATATGAAGACGGTGGTTTATACTACTTCATGGATCTGGAATCCTATGAACAGATTCCGTTAAACTTGAGTCAAGTTGAAGAAGCTTTGAAATATCTGAAAGAAAATGACATTGCTACCGTAAAATCATTAAAAGGCGTGGCATTCTCGGTTGCAGCTCCTAATTTTGTGGAACTGGAAGTTGTCAAGACCGATCCAGGCTTTAAGGGCGACACTGCCACCGGAGCAAACAAACCAGCAACTGTTGAAACTGGAGCAATTATCACCGTCCCACTTTTTGTGGAACAAGGTGATAAAATTCGAATCGATACCCGTACGGGCGATTATATGGAAAGGGTATAA
- a CDS encoding CD1247 N-terminal domain-containing protein, with protein MKYINEKVAYTKGLVDGLALDQSSSEGKVLVQVLDILEDIVDALDGITEAQEELEEYVEMVDDDLSELEEFILDEDFDSDDDFEFDEEDYYEIICPECGNIYITEFESFENNTVACPDCGAPFKLNEEVASCCGEDGCDCHQEV; from the coding sequence ATGAAATACATTAATGAGAAAGTTGCTTATACCAAAGGTTTGGTAGATGGGTTAGCATTGGATCAGTCTTCTAGTGAAGGCAAGGTTCTAGTTCAGGTACTGGATATCCTTGAAGATATCGTTGATGCCCTGGATGGCATTACCGAGGCCCAGGAAGAATTGGAAGAGTATGTGGAAATGGTCGATGATGATCTATCTGAATTAGAAGAATTTATTTTAGATGAAGATTTTGATTCCGATGACGATTTTGAGTTTGATGAAGAAGACTATTACGAAATCATTTGTCCAGAATGCGGCAATATTTATATCACCGAATTTGAATCTTTTGAAAATAACACCGTGGCCTGCCCAGATTGCGGCGCACCATTTAAATTGAACGAAGAAGTTGCATCATGCTGTGGCGAAGATGGCTGCGACTGTCATCAGGAAGTCTAA
- a CDS encoding Asp23/Gls24 family envelope stress response protein produces the protein MKNNQSPDINDEMIASIVSLAATGVNGVERISLRTTDEIMDKLYLTATIKGVKIARNPEGLMIWVYLITEPGVEIVKVSKAVQKKVKIAVESMAGFQVASVNVRIEGSGI, from the coding sequence ATGAAAAACAATCAGTCACCGGATATTAATGACGAAATGATCGCTTCAATTGTCAGCTTAGCGGCTACCGGCGTTAACGGTGTGGAGCGTATTTCATTGAGAACCACGGATGAAATCATGGATAAGCTCTATCTGACAGCGACAATAAAAGGTGTTAAGATTGCCAGAAATCCGGAAGGCCTAATGATTTGGGTCTATCTCATCACCGAACCTGGTGTTGAAATTGTCAAGGTTTCAAAAGCGGTTCAGAAAAAAGTTAAAATTGCAGTGGAGTCCATGGCCGGTTTCCAGGTGGCTTCAGTTAACGTGCGAATTGAAGGTTCTGGCATTTAG
- the nusB gene encoding transcription antitermination factor NusB codes for MSRKKEREYALKGVFQIDFHPEPGDFTDSIAYFLEDNELDLTYGKTLIDTTEAHLSEIDDILDDYLKSTWKIDRIPKVEKSILRLAICELKYMDEKVPFEVVINEAIELTKKFGDEDGKNYVNGILNKIVKDELNECP; via the coding sequence ATGAGTCGAAAAAAGGAACGGGAATATGCGTTAAAAGGTGTATTTCAAATAGACTTTCACCCGGAACCAGGAGATTTTACCGATAGTATTGCATATTTTTTAGAGGATAATGAGCTGGATCTGACCTATGGAAAGACTTTGATCGATACCACTGAAGCGCATCTTTCTGAAATTGATGACATCTTAGATGATTATCTTAAAAGCACCTGGAAAATTGATCGAATTCCCAAGGTAGAAAAATCAATTCTGCGTTTGGCCATTTGTGAGTTAAAATATATGGATGAAAAAGTACCATTTGAAGTTGTCATTAACGAGGCAATTGAGCTTACAAAAAAATTCGGAGACGAGGATGGAAAAAATTACGTTAATGGTATTTTAAATAAAATCGTTAAGGACGAACTCAATGAGTGCCCTTAG
- a CDS encoding peptidase M22: MSALSLGIDTSNYTTSVALVDENENMIYNKGILLEVKSGERGLRQSDALFQHVHHLPMLLQDLARGREIEVICYSERPRPLADSYMPVFRSGESMARSLAGVLGVKRLAVSHQENHIRAAIYGSGSPQLEETFCAVHFSGGTSEILLVKKKDIGYDCEIIAQTLDLNAGQLVDRIGVLMGCDFPAGKALEALANQAVFESIDNKFVISSTMDGVNFHFSGQENQSQKLLHDGAGQELVAYLVLKSIAKTLSKSIVGLGKQYPFQSVLFSGGVMSNLIIKKIVEKELKSSGLNLCFSPGEFSRDNAAGNALMGMDYYKAMR, encoded by the coding sequence ATGAGTGCCCTTAGTCTTGGAATTGATACCAGTAATTATACAACTTCGGTTGCCTTAGTGGACGAAAATGAAAACATGATTTATAACAAGGGCATCCTATTGGAAGTGAAGTCAGGAGAAAGAGGACTTCGTCAATCGGATGCCCTTTTTCAGCATGTGCATCATTTACCGATGTTGCTTCAAGATCTGGCTCGAGGACGGGAAATTGAGGTGATCTGCTATTCAGAACGACCCCGGCCACTGGCCGATTCCTACATGCCGGTCTTTCGTTCCGGTGAATCGATGGCCCGTTCTTTGGCTGGGGTATTGGGGGTTAAACGACTGGCGGTGAGTCACCAGGAGAATCATATTCGGGCGGCTATTTATGGCAGCGGGTCGCCGCAACTGGAAGAGACCTTCTGTGCGGTTCATTTTTCTGGCGGGACATCAGAAATTCTATTGGTCAAAAAGAAAGACATCGGTTATGACTGCGAAATCATCGCCCAGACCCTGGATCTCAATGCCGGACAGTTGGTCGATCGCATTGGGGTACTGATGGGCTGTGATTTTCCCGCTGGAAAAGCACTGGAAGCGTTGGCCAACCAGGCCGTATTTGAATCCATAGACAACAAATTTGTTATCTCATCGACTATGGATGGCGTAAACTTTCATTTCTCCGGTCAGGAAAATCAGTCCCAGAAACTTTTGCACGATGGGGCCGGTCAAGAATTGGTAGCCTACCTGGTCCTTAAGTCGATTGCCAAAACCCTGTCAAAATCCATTGTCGGATTAGGAAAGCAGTATCCCTTTCAGTCCGTCCTTTTTTCCGGTGGGGTAATGTCCAATCTGATCATCAAGAAGATTGTTGAAAAAGAATTAAAATCATCAGGATTAAATCTTTGTTTTTCACCAGGTGAATTTTCCAGGGATAATGCGGCTGGTAACGCCCTGATGGGAATGGATTATTACAAAGCAATGAGGTAG
- the xseA gene encoding exodeoxyribonuclease VII large subunit, with translation MTNVKILSVSEVNQYVKTLLESNSLLKNLAIQGELSNVKRAASGHLYFSLKDSGSKIDCVMFKNAAMGLKFLPKEGQKVTLRGSLGLYLPSGQYQITVRSMEPQGLGDLFQAYLVLKDELEAKGYFARDHKKELPEIISRVGLITSPTGAAVKDMISIIKRRNPLMDIVIYPSLVQGDEAAGNLIKGIQAFNANQLVDVIIIGRGGGSIEDLWAFNDERLAKAIYESELPIVSAVGHEIDFSIADFVADLRAPTPSGAAELVAEETLSIIRALVMQKGRLIQVMENKIKKNREILMQMKKDFMRFRPRERIEEMRLHLDMIQERMIRALMNRIKNERLLLNNYKTRIEAMNPIQVLKKGYVRVTDKSGLPIGSVASLTVDQVVTLRFVDGVVDANIQSIKEN, from the coding sequence ATGACAAATGTAAAGATTCTCAGTGTTTCTGAGGTTAACCAATATGTTAAAACCCTGTTGGAATCCAATAGCCTGCTTAAAAACCTGGCGATTCAGGGGGAACTGTCCAATGTGAAACGGGCAGCTTCCGGACATTTATATTTTTCCCTGAAAGATTCTGGCAGTAAAATCGATTGCGTGATGTTTAAAAACGCCGCCATGGGACTCAAGTTTCTGCCCAAAGAAGGTCAGAAGGTAACCCTACGGGGGAGTTTGGGATTATATCTGCCAAGTGGACAATATCAGATTACGGTCCGGTCGATGGAACCCCAGGGGCTGGGCGATCTTTTTCAGGCCTATTTGGTATTAAAAGACGAACTGGAAGCCAAAGGTTATTTTGCTCGGGACCATAAAAAAGAGCTGCCGGAAATCATCAGTCGGGTGGGACTGATCACATCGCCTACCGGAGCCGCGGTCAAAGACATGATCTCGATTATCAAACGACGAAATCCTCTGATGGATATTGTCATTTATCCCAGTCTGGTTCAGGGGGATGAAGCAGCCGGGAATCTTATCAAAGGCATTCAGGCATTTAATGCCAACCAATTAGTCGATGTCATTATCATTGGCCGGGGCGGTGGTTCCATTGAAGACTTATGGGCCTTTAATGATGAGCGCTTGGCCAAAGCCATTTATGAATCCGAATTACCCATCGTTTCGGCAGTGGGACATGAAATTGATTTTTCCATTGCTGATTTTGTTGCTGATTTGCGGGCACCAACGCCTTCCGGGGCTGCCGAGCTGGTGGCTGAAGAAACTCTGAGCATTATCCGAGCGCTGGTGATGCAAAAAGGTCGATTAATCCAGGTTATGGAAAACAAAATCAAGAAAAATCGAGAAATTTTGATGCAGATGAAAAAAGATTTCATGCGGTTTCGACCCCGAGAACGGATTGAAGAAATGCGGCTGCATCTGGATATGATCCAGGAGCGAATGATTCGTGCACTGATGAATCGGATAAAAAATGAGCGCCTGCTCTTGAATAATTATAAAACCCGAATCGAAGCCATGAATCCCATCCAGGTGCTAAAAAAAGGCTATGTTCGCGTAACCGATAAAAGCGGACTTCCGATTGGTTCGGTAGCCAGTTTAACGGTTGATCAGGTTGTAACCCTCCGTTTTGTGGATGGGGTGGTTGATGCAAACATTCAATCCATAAAGGAGAATTAA
- the xseB gene encoding exodeoxyribonuclease VII small subunit: MAVKKLKSKMSRLETIAQLLEEDNQEIEASMKLFEEGMKLINECSTDLDTLEGKITIMIDGQEQEFEGSVDA; encoded by the coding sequence ATGGCAGTTAAAAAACTTAAAAGTAAGATGAGCCGTTTGGAGACCATCGCCCAATTACTTGAAGAAGATAATCAGGAAATTGAAGCCTCGATGAAGTTGTTTGAAGAAGGTATGAAGCTCATTAACGAGTGCAGTACTGATTTGGATACCCTGGAAGGAAAAATAACGATCATGATTGATGGGCAGGAACAGGAATTTGAAGGGAGCGTGGACGCATGA
- a CDS encoding farnesyl diphosphate synthase has translation MSNFKVQLNTRVAEINSDLEKVFQQNLDTPEVIIEAMKYSLFAGGKRLRPILMMETCRALEGNLNIIRPLAMGIEMIHTYSLIHDDLPAMDNDDLRRGKPTNHKVYGDAMAILAGDALLNYAVETMLQGTQGLSGTALTNYISAMRCIMGASGILGMVGGQVADMLSEDRVISLDEMDYIHLHKTAALLEACVQSGCIIAEAEPATQGRLISYSHRIGLAFQIVDDILDIEGNVEDLGKPIGSDEKNHKSTFVSLYGLEASKIKVAELETEALEMLKPIGERTTFLQKLASYICQRRK, from the coding sequence ATGAGCAATTTCAAAGTTCAGCTTAATACCAGGGTAGCTGAAATTAATAGCGATCTTGAAAAAGTCTTCCAGCAAAACCTGGATACCCCGGAAGTCATTATCGAAGCCATGAAATACAGTCTCTTTGCTGGTGGAAAGCGGCTCAGACCGATATTAATGATGGAAACCTGCCGGGCTTTGGAAGGGAATCTGAATATTATCCGACCGCTGGCCATGGGGATAGAAATGATCCATACCTATTCACTGATTCATGACGATTTACCGGCTATGGACAATGACGATCTGCGGCGCGGCAAACCAACTAATCATAAGGTTTATGGCGATGCCATGGCTATTCTGGCGGGTGATGCACTGTTAAATTATGCTGTCGAAACCATGCTTCAGGGAACCCAGGGGTTATCTGGTACAGCGCTGACAAACTATATCAGTGCGATGCGATGTATTATGGGCGCTTCCGGGATTTTAGGGATGGTTGGTGGTCAGGTGGCCGATATGCTCAGTGAAGACCGGGTGATCAGCCTGGATGAGATGGATTATATTCATTTGCACAAAACTGCGGCGCTGTTGGAAGCCTGTGTTCAAAGTGGCTGCATTATTGCCGAAGCCGAACCGGCAACCCAGGGACGGCTGATCAGCTACAGTCATCGGATCGGCCTGGCTTTTCAGATTGTCGATGACATTCTCGATATCGAGGGCAACGTTGAAGATCTGGGCAAACCCATTGGCAGCGATGAAAAAAATCATAAATCAACCTTTGTCTCGCTTTATGGTCTCGAAGCATCAAAAATAAAGGTCGCTGAATTGGAAACAGAAGCGCTGGAAATGCTTAAACCAATCGGCGAACGAACGACTTTTCTCCAGAAATTGGCGAGCTATATTTGTCAACGTCGGAAATAA
- a CDS encoding TlyA family RNA methyltransferase, which translates to MKERLDKLLVSLNYFDTRERAKKAIMAGLVQVNDQIKDKAGDLVDTEATIVVKGSDMPYVSRGGLKLEKGLAVFDMEVAGKTFIDIGSSTGGFTDCLLQNGAEKVYAVDVGYGQLDWKLRNDPRVVSMERTNFRYLTAEHIPEMVDGTVMDVSFISITKLIPTIKLFMKPGAKGIWLIKPQFEAGRERIGKNGVIRDKKVHESILFEVMSAIENQNVLITGLDFSPIQGPKGNIEFLVFVENTEPTVEGDWAKMIHPVVTIAHESCKKKKEPLDE; encoded by the coding sequence TTGAAAGAACGTTTAGATAAGTTATTAGTAAGCCTGAATTATTTTGATACCCGGGAGCGGGCCAAAAAAGCCATTATGGCTGGGCTGGTTCAGGTAAATGACCAGATCAAGGACAAGGCCGGTGATTTGGTGGATACTGAAGCAACGATTGTCGTTAAAGGCAGTGACATGCCCTATGTGAGCCGCGGCGGTTTAAAACTGGAAAAGGGCTTAGCCGTCTTTGATATGGAAGTGGCGGGGAAAACCTTCATCGATATCGGCTCATCCACCGGTGGTTTTACCGATTGTCTGCTGCAAAACGGCGCGGAAAAAGTTTATGCTGTCGATGTCGGTTATGGTCAGCTGGATTGGAAATTACGAAATGATCCCCGGGTTGTTTCCATGGAACGCACCAATTTTCGATATCTGACGGCCGAACATATTCCTGAAATGGTGGATGGTACCGTTATGGATGTGTCGTTCATTTCGATTACAAAACTGATCCCCACCATCAAACTGTTCATGAAACCCGGTGCCAAAGGAATCTGGCTGATCAAGCCCCAGTTTGAAGCCGGTCGGGAAAGAATTGGTAAAAACGGCGTCATCCGGGACAAAAAAGTTCACGAGTCAATCCTGTTCGAAGTGATGAGTGCCATTGAAAATCAAAATGTACTAATAACAGGTCTGGATTTTTCTCCCATTCAGGGACCGAAAGGTAATATTGAATTTCTGGTTTTTGTTGAAAATACCGAACCGACGGTTGAAGGAGATTGGGCAAAAATGATTCATCCAGTTGTAACCATTGCCCATGAAAGCTGCAAGAAAAAGAAGGAACCACTAGACGAATAG